In one window of Zhongshania aliphaticivorans DNA:
- the cysB gene encoding HTH-type transcriptional regulator CysB translates to MKLQQLRYIWEVAHHELNVSATAQSLFTSQPGISKQIRMLEDELGVEIFARNGKHLTRITPAGEAILKTAGEILHKTESIKHIAQEFKNPDKGSLSIATTHTQARYALPDVIKRFIDRYPEVSLHMHQGTPMQISELAANFEVDFAIATEALELFSDLIMMPCYRWNRTILVPKGHPLAAVSNLRIQDVAMYPIVTYVFGFTGRSKLDEAFLDKGLEPRVVFTATDADVIKTYVRLGLGIGIVAEMAYDPAADSDLVALDAKHLFEPSVTKVGFRRGTYMRKFMYDFVELFAPHLTADLVDKAYECQTKSDLDTLFADIELPMY, encoded by the coding sequence CTACATTTGGGAAGTGGCGCACCATGAACTGAATGTGTCGGCTACGGCGCAAAGTCTTTTTACATCACAGCCCGGTATTAGTAAGCAAATAAGAATGCTGGAAGATGAGCTAGGTGTGGAAATTTTTGCACGCAATGGAAAGCACCTTACGCGGATCACACCGGCTGGTGAGGCAATATTAAAAACTGCCGGCGAAATCCTCCACAAAACTGAAAGCATTAAGCATATTGCCCAAGAGTTTAAAAACCCTGATAAGGGCAGCTTATCAATAGCAACCACGCATACCCAAGCGCGCTATGCGCTGCCGGACGTGATTAAACGTTTTATTGATCGCTACCCTGAAGTGTCGCTGCATATGCATCAGGGAACCCCAATGCAGATTTCGGAGTTAGCTGCGAATTTTGAAGTTGATTTTGCGATTGCAACAGAGGCCTTGGAGTTATTCAGCGATTTAATCATGATGCCATGTTATCGCTGGAATAGAACAATCTTAGTCCCTAAAGGTCACCCATTGGCGGCAGTTTCCAATCTTCGAATTCAAGATGTCGCCATGTACCCCATAGTGACTTATGTGTTTGGCTTTACTGGCCGCTCTAAATTGGATGAGGCCTTCCTAGATAAGGGGCTTGAACCGCGAGTTGTATTTACAGCTACCGATGCGGATGTCATAAAAACCTATGTGCGTTTGGGTTTAGGTATTGGCATTGTGGCGGAAATGGCCTATGACCCAGCTGCTGACTCAGACTTAGTCGCTCTAGATGCTAAGCACCTTTTTGAACCTAGCGTCACCAAAGTCGGCTTTCGACGTGGAACGTATATGCGCAAGTTTATGTACGATTTTGTTGAGCTATTTGCACCGCATTTAACCGCAGATTTAGTCGATAAAGCGTATGAGTGCCAGACTAAAAGTGATTTAGATACCTTATTTGCTGATATAGAATTACCGATGTACTAG
- the pabB gene encoding aminodeoxychorismate synthase component I, which yields MASLHRIALPYLRDSCVIFSSLKHLPLPIFLDSANAYSEGGHFDIICAQPIDVITWHACDDKSLHHFLSEAEQRLKSVITEYLDCDQLPFSGGAVGYIDYNFGELASNIRPSPRLEAPLSTPNFHVGIYPWAIVVDHHRKQCELVAQPSVSEKVLTHIKQLVLNSPQQSLKNTARFQLTSSFTSTLDRKYYEQAFNQVQDYIQAGDCYQVNLTRAFNASYQGDTWPAYQKLRDIAAAPFSAYIDLGSSQVLSFSPERLLSANNGKLQTQPIKGTAARSADPDTDKALALALQRSAKNRAENIMIVDLLRNDFSKSCKAASVRTDQLCELQTFRTVHHLVSTVSGELREECSSFQALLSCFPGGSITGAPKHRAMEIISEIEPHQRKVYCGSIFYLGGNGKMDSNIAIRSFLCDGEQITGWAGGGIVADSDVDEEFIETETKIGKLIQALADFN from the coding sequence ATGGCAAGCCTTCATCGTATAGCACTACCCTATTTACGTGACAGCTGCGTAATTTTTTCAAGCCTCAAACACCTACCTCTGCCGATTTTTTTAGACAGCGCTAACGCTTATAGTGAAGGCGGACATTTTGATATCATTTGTGCGCAACCTATTGATGTCATCACTTGGCATGCATGCGATGACAAGAGCCTTCACCACTTTCTTAGCGAAGCTGAACAGCGATTAAAATCAGTGATAACTGAGTATCTTGACTGCGACCAACTCCCTTTCAGCGGGGGCGCAGTGGGCTATATTGATTACAACTTCGGAGAACTTGCATCAAATATACGGCCAAGCCCTCGATTAGAAGCACCACTTTCTACCCCTAATTTCCATGTCGGCATTTATCCATGGGCGATTGTTGTAGATCATCATCGCAAACAATGCGAGTTAGTTGCCCAACCCAGTGTTAGTGAGAAAGTGTTAACGCATATCAAGCAGCTCGTTCTAAATTCACCTCAGCAATCCTTAAAAAATACCGCGCGATTTCAACTAACAAGCAGCTTCACAAGCACCTTGGACCGAAAATACTACGAACAGGCATTTAATCAAGTTCAAGATTACATTCAAGCTGGAGATTGTTACCAAGTAAATTTAACCCGCGCTTTTAACGCCAGCTATCAAGGCGATACGTGGCCGGCTTACCAAAAACTTCGCGACATTGCCGCCGCCCCCTTTTCTGCCTATATCGATCTAGGTAGCAGTCAGGTCCTTAGTTTTTCCCCAGAACGCTTGCTGTCAGCTAATAACGGTAAATTACAAACCCAGCCTATAAAGGGAACAGCTGCCCGAAGTGCAGATCCTGACACAGACAAGGCATTAGCGCTTGCCTTGCAGCGTAGCGCTAAAAATCGTGCCGAAAACATTATGATTGTGGATTTACTGCGTAATGATTTCAGTAAAAGCTGTAAAGCCGCTAGCGTTCGTACAGACCAACTCTGCGAGTTACAGACCTTCCGCACCGTGCATCACCTGGTGAGTACAGTATCAGGTGAGTTACGTGAAGAATGCTCTTCTTTTCAGGCCTTATTAAGCTGCTTTCCTGGCGGTTCTATTACTGGCGCGCCCAAGCATCGCGCGATGGAAATTATTAGCGAAATTGAGCCCCATCAACGTAAGGTCTATTGCGGCAGTATTTTCTATTTAGGGGGAAATGGCAAAATGGACAGTAATATAGCCATTCGCAGCTTCCTCTGCGACGGCGAACAAATTACAGGCTGGGCTGGAGGCGGTATTGTTGCCGACTCTGATGTTGATGAAGAGTTTATTGAAACAGAGACAAAAATCGGCAAGCTTATTCAAGCACTTGCCGATTTCAACTAA
- the thrH gene encoding bifunctional phosphoserine phosphatase/homoserine phosphotransferase ThrH, which yields MEIACLDLEGVLIPEIWIDFAERTGIEALKATTRDIPDYDVLMQQRLRLLQENGLGLPDIQEVIADMSPMEGAREFLDWLRERFQVVILSDTFYEFAAPLMKQLGWPTLLCHKLETDSRGSVVDYRIRQVNPKRQSVLALKTLYYRIIAAGDSYNDTTMLAEADAGILFKAPDNVISEFPQFPAVHDYEALKLEFLKASNRNLTL from the coding sequence GTGGAAATCGCCTGTCTTGACTTGGAAGGGGTGCTGATCCCAGAAATTTGGATCGATTTTGCGGAGCGCACCGGCATCGAAGCGTTGAAGGCTACCACTCGTGATATTCCTGACTACGACGTGCTAATGCAGCAGCGTCTGCGTTTATTACAAGAAAATGGTTTGGGCTTGCCGGATATCCAAGAGGTTATCGCCGATATGTCGCCTATGGAAGGAGCTCGAGAGTTTCTGGATTGGCTGCGTGAGCGCTTCCAAGTTGTGATTTTGTCCGATACGTTCTATGAGTTTGCCGCACCACTTATGAAACAGCTAGGCTGGCCAACATTGCTATGCCACAAATTGGAAACCGATAGCCGTGGCAGCGTGGTGGATTACCGTATTCGTCAGGTGAACCCCAAGCGTCAATCTGTATTGGCACTAAAAACCTTGTATTACCGTATTATTGCTGCAGGTGATTCTTACAATGATACGACCATGCTGGCCGAAGCGGACGCGGGTATCTTGTTTAAAGCACCAGATAACGTCATTAGTGAGTTTCCGCAATTTCCTGCAGTACATGACTACGAGGCACTTAAGCTAGAATTTTTAAAGGCGTCTAACCGTAATCTAACGCTGTAA